The following coding sequences are from one Syngnathus acus chromosome 12, fSynAcu1.2, whole genome shotgun sequence window:
- the setd1ba gene encoding histone-lysine N-methyltransferase SETD1B-A isoform X3, which produces MSKPGERNKLCEDHGRKQSSTLANGGTDGHPGPTEKRSHNWRSFKLIIDPALKKGSHKLFRYDGHAFNMPNPGMPPVDSVRDPRIGRLWTKYKETDLPVPKFKIDEYYIGPVPPKEVTFARLNDNIREGFLTDMCKKFGDIEQVEILYNPKNKKHLGIAKVVFESVKAAKTAVQMLHNTSVMGNIIHVELDPKGENRLRYFQLLMNGSYTPRTLPVGVEEAREVSPRSLAEALLSCEPIRRLSESSLSAAAGPVPPGGSSSTSTTPLSLETGYSSLRQDTPQSQGTPRQAGTPYSQDSSYSSRQSTPAYQSGRAESSGGYKSRRHESKFQDAYNRRPERPQYRSNMYRGATSEHAPSKQQQQHLTPPEPAHSTPSFSYTAPPPTTPNFKSAFSPYQAPLPPAFPPSEATFHHPSQREGEYQRQPQPPLAAPAELLPSKDGPETPPVPEPPPEPGPHPSTPPPRTPERCPSPGSPAAAAAERNSLDSRIEMLLKEKRTKLPFLAERDSDTEVRMEGSPISSSSSQLSPIPPYTGGGAPDSRPCSTGLEDISPTPLPDSDEDDEPVPGTASLVKRSGSPLERDSNGQVKEEHPRAPAATDKMETSHQSSGEDMEISDDEMPGTPNAGGDCSKGIVVNSAVSPIQTLALPPPGFSHLAHQAGFAMAHHHLGTVPGHPAHLAVHPHLLPHMAAAYAPGMIPMVQMELMNCLRWEQWSTVPMSFQMQQQMLSRMAQTRGPYPYPHFLDGAASGPFAPSYQHLSMGAGAAAHGGAPPHQWQHPGMPKFNPTVPPPGYETKKEDPHKATVEGVLQVIVKELKAIMKRDLNRKMVEVVAFRAFDEWWEKKERSAKASSTPIKGAEGKEEERPKPKETLGSSLLENWNKGGEGLGYEGMGLSIGLRGAIRLPSFKVKRKDPPEAIAAGENKRARPSTPVDDELEDEERDQDTAELPLDDSKMDGDGVPTKRRHSRPLDLDSEGEEEADTSGKEESLGDRDERADETAPGDRLSPSQSVDEEANRNSSSDSVSSDSSDDESASSASSQSSSDASSASSDSSEYELSSEEEVSEVELEDDDAGKATKTSSSSSSSSSSSSSSDGEGETDSKAASPPPVLIGDAATEELSSKAKFRPPSPEEAEEAKPPSPKVKEEDVSGDESGAARSEPRENLRPPTPTGALPSDSDQESKVKVEGRSLLHPPPELPQRARLPTTDEDVPRTPGRDLMERARGLGKSQSTDTVPNTPGSDAPLTGSSSLMLGSPHIPGSPFSYPAQSPVLSAGVPRTPGRDLTFTPVFPDPAALNRKISSESLDERPAFKEPPVGAFANRASSTGTVAPSGDAGSEIADGVVPSKRKPGRPKGKKTPLASESSELSPDATPLRDGPESGVQTTTLPPEDGFLSYEEEAPVATKPARRARRGWEELLLDSLSPVTTPPHAYFSRRSDFEEMTILYDIWNEGIDEEDIRLLQVTYDEMLQQDNGNDWLNDTLWVNHPQTNIPRVKKKRRDDGMRDHMTGCARSEGYYKIDKKDKIKYLQSTRLQSEEPPVDTQGMSIPAQVHASTRAGSERRSEQRRLLSSFACDSDLLKFNQLKFRKKKIRFCKSHIHDWGLFALEPIAADEMVIEYVGQNIRQVIADMREKRYEEEGIGSSYMFRVDHDTIIDATKCGNFARFINHSCNPNCYAKVITVESQKKIVIYSRQPINVNEEITYDYKFPIEDEKIPCLCGAENCRGTLN; this is translated from the exons ATGTCCAAGCCGGGGGAGAGAAACAAATTGTGCGAGGACCATGGCAGAAAGCAGAGTTCAA CGTTGGCCAACGGCGGCACGGACGGTCACCCCGGCCCGACGGAGAAGCGGAGTCACAACTGGAGAAGTTTCAAGTTGATCATCGACCCGGCGCTCAAGAAGGGATCGCACAAGCTGTTTCGCTACGATGGACATGCTTTCAACATGCCC AACCCGGGGATGCCACCGGTGGACAGCGTCCGAGACCCGAGGATCGGTCGCCTTTGGACCAAATACAAAGAAACGGACCTACCGGTGCCCAAGTTCAAG ATCGACGAATATTACATCGGCCCCGTGCCCCCGAAGGAGGTGACGTTCGCCCGCTTGAACGACAACATCCGCGAGGGCTTCCTGACGGACATGTGCAAGAAGTTTGGCGACATCGAGCAGGTGGAGATCCTTTACAACCCCAAAAACAAGAAGCACTTGGGCATCGCCAAGGTGGTCTTTGAGAGCGTCAAAGCCGCCAAGACGGCCGTGCAGATGCTGCACAACACCTCCGTGATGGGAAACATCATCCACGTGGAACTGGACCCCAAAG GTGAGAATCGCCTTCGGTACTTCCAGCTCCTGATGAATGGAAGCTACACGCCGCGGACGCTGCCTGTCGGCGTGGAGGAAGCCAGAGAAGTTTCCCCTCGTAGCCTGGCTGAAGCTTTACTG TCATGCGAACCCATCCGCCGGTTGTCGGAGAGCAGCTTGTCGGCCGCGGCGGGCCCGGTGCCGcccggcggcagcagcagcacctccACCACGCCGCTGTCCCTGGAGACGGGCTACTCCAGCCTTCGGCAGGACACGCCCCAGTCCCAGGGGACGCCGCGCCAAGCGGGCACCCCCTACTCGCAAGACTCCAGCTACTCCAGTCGCCAGTCCACACCCGCGTACCAGTCTGGCCGGGCGGAGAGCTCCGGAGGCTACAAGTCGCGGCGACACGAGAGCAAGTTCCAGGACGCCTACAATCGCAGACCCGAGAGGCCtcagtaccgcagcaacatgTACCGCGGCGCCACGTCCGAGCATGCGCCCtcgaagcagcagcagcagcacctcaCCCCGCCCGAACCCGCACATTCGACCCCCTCTTTCTCCTACACGGCACCTCCCCCCACCACGCCCAACTTCAAGTCGGCTTTCTCGCCTTACCAAGCTCCCTTACCTCCCGCTTTCCCGCCGTCGGAAGCGACGTTTCATCACCCGTCCCAAAGGGAGGGCGAGTACCAGCGACAGCCTCAGCCGCCTCTGGCCGCACCCGCTGAGCTTTTGCCCTCAAAGGACGGACCCGAAACCCCTCCCGTCCCCGAGCCCCCGCCAGAACCGGGACCCCATCCCAGCACTCCTCCCCCGAGGACGCCCGAGCGCTGCCCGTCGCCGGGctcgcccgccgccgccgccgccgagcgCAATAGCCTGGACTCGCGCATCGAGATGCTGCTCAAGGAGAAAAGGACTAAACTGCCTTTCCTGGCCGAGCGAGACTCGGACACTGAGGTGCGAATGGAGGGCAGTCCCatttcctcctcgtcctcgcAGCTCTCCCCCATCCCGCCGTACACGGGCGGCGGAGCGCCCGACTCCCGGCCCTGTAGCACGGGCTTGGAGGACATCAGTCCCACGCCGCTGCCGGACTCGGACGAAGACGATGAGCCCGTCCCCGGAACCGCCTCGCTGGTCAAGAGGAGCGGTTCACCCCTGGAGCGCGACAGCAACGGCCAGGTCAAAGAGGAACATCCTCGAGCGCCCGCGGCCACCGACAAAATGGAGACG agtcatCAATCGTCCGGAGAGGACATGGAGATTTCCGACGACGAGATGCCCGGCACGCCGAACGCCGGCGGCGACTGTAGCAAAGGCATCGTGGTCAACTCGGCCGTGTCCCCCATCCAGACCCTGGCCTTGCCCCCACCGGGCTTCTCCCACCTGGCCCACCAGGCGGGCTTCGCCATGGCCCACCACCACCTGGGCACCGTGCCGGGCCATCCGGCTCACCTGGCCGTGCACCCGCACCTGCTGCCCCACATGGCGGCCGCCTACGCGCCCGGCATGATCCCCATGGTCCAAATGGAGCTAATGAACTGTTTGCGGTGGGAGCAGTGGAGCACGGTGCCCATGTCCTTCCAGATGCAGCAGCAGATGCTGAGCCGTATGGCGCAGACGCGCGGCCCTTACCCTTACCCGCACTTCCTGGACGGCGCCGCCTCTGGGCCCTTTGCCCCGTCGTACCAACACCTATCCATGGGCGCTGGCGCCGCCGCGCACGGCGGGGCGCCGCCGCATCAGTGGCAGCATCCCGGCATGCCCAAGTTCAACCCCACCGTTCCTCCCCCTGGATACGAGACGAAAAAGGAGGACCCCCACAAGGCCACCGTGGAAGGGGTGCTGCAGGTCATTGTCAAAGAATTGAAGGCCATCATGAAGAGGGACCTCAATCGCAAaatggtggaggtggtggctTTCAGGGCCTTCGATGAGTGGTGGGAAAAGAAGGAACGCTCGGCAAAA GCGTCCTCGACTCCAATCAAAGGTGCGGAGGGAAAGGAAGAAGAGCGACCTAAACCCAAAGAGACTTTGGGCTCAAGTCTGCTGGAGAACTGGAACAAAGGCGGCGAGGGTTTGGGTTACGAGGGCATGGGACTGAGCATCGGCTTGCGAGGAGCCATCCGCTTGCCCTCCTTCAAG GTGAAAAGGAAGGACCCGCCAGAGGCCATCGCCGCCGGGGAGAACAAACGAGCGCGGCCCTCCACTCCCGTGGATGACGAGTTGGAGGATGAAG AGCGCGATCAAGATACGGCGGAGCTCCCGTTGGACGACTCCAAAATGGATGGCGACGGCGTTCCGACAAAGCGGAGACACTCGCGCCCGCTTGACCTGGACAGCGAGggcgaggaggaggcggacaCGTCGGGCAAGGAGGAGTCGCTGGGCGACCGAGACGAGCGAGCTGACGAGACGGCGCCCGGTGACAGGCTGTCGCCAAGTCAA AGCGTCGACGAGGAAGCCAACAGAAACTCGTCCAGCGACAGCGTATCGTCGGACTCCTCCGACGACG AGTCGGCGAGCTCGGCGTCGTCCCAGAGCAGCTCGGACGCCTCGTCGGCCAGCTCGGACTCCTCCGAGTACGAGCTCAGCTCGGAAGAAGAGGTCTCGGAGGTGGAGTTGGAAGACGACGACGCGGGCAAAGCCACCAAGACCTCCTCTTCGTCCTCTTCGTCCTCTtcgtcgtcatcttcgtcgGACGGAGAGGGAGAGACGGACTCCAAGGCGGCTAGTCCGCCTCCGGTCCTTATCGGGGACGCCGCCACGGAAGAGCTGAGCAGCAAAGCTAAATTTAGACCTCCAAGTCCTGAAGAGGCGGAGGAAGCGAAGCCACCGTCGCCCAAAG TCAAAGAGGAAGACGTCAGCGGCGATGAAAGTGGCGCGGCCAGGTCGGAACCTCGGGAGAACCTCCGTCCGCCCACGCCGACGGGCGCCCTTCCGTCCGACAGCGACCAGGAGAGCAAAGTCAAAG TAGAAGGTCGTTCCCTCCTCCACCCGCCCCCGGAGCTCCCCCAACGCGCTCGTCTGCCCACCACGGACGAGGACGTTCCCCGCACGCCCGGCCGAGACCTGATGGAGCGAGCCCGCGGTCTGGGCAAGTCCCAGAGCACGGACACGGTGCCCAACACCCCAGGTAGCGACGCCCCGCTCACGGGGAGCAGCAGCCTAATGCTGGGCTCCCCGCACATTCCCGGTAGTCCTTTCTCCTACCCTGCTCAGTCTCCCGTCCTCAGCGCCGGAGTCCCTCGTACTCCGGGGCGAGACTTAACCTTCACCCCCGTCTTCCCTGACCCGGCCGCACTTAATCGAAAGATCTCCTCCGAGAGCCTGGACGAGCGTCCCGCGTTTAAGGAGCCGCCCGTCGGCGCCTTCGCTAACCGAGCCTCGTCAACAGGTACGGTCGCCCCCTCCGGAGACGCCGGGTCCGAGATAGCGGACGGCGTCGTCCCGTCCAAGCGCAAACCGGGACGGCCCAAAGGGAAAAAGACCCCCCTGGCCTCGGAGTCTTCGGAGCTGTCGCCCGACGCGACTCCTTTGCGAGACGGCCCCGAATCGGGGGTTCAGACGACGACGCTGCCGCCCGAAGACGGCTTCCTGTCCTACGAAGAGGAGGCCCCCGTGGCCACGAAGCCGGCGCGGCGGGCGCGGCGAGGCTGGGAGGAGCTTCTGCTGGACAGCCTGTCCCCCGTcaccacgccgccacacgcctacTTCTCCAGACGCAGCGACTTTGAGGAGATGACCATCCTGTACGACATCTGGAACGAAGGCATCGACGAAGAGGACATCCGGCTCCTGCAGGTCACCTACGACGAGATGCTGCAGCAGGACAACGGCAACGACTGGCTCAACGACACGCTTTGGGTTAATCATCCGC AAACCAACATCCCCCgagtgaagaagaagaggcgaGATGACGGCATGAGGGATCACATGACCGGCTGTGCCCGAAGCGAAGGTTACTACAAGATTGACAAGAAGGACAAGATCAAGTATCTGCAGAGCACGCGGCTGCAGTCGGAGGAGCCGCCCGTCGACACTCAG GGTATGAGTATTCCTGCGCAAGTCCACGCCTCCACCAGGGCGGGGTCGGAGCGGCGCTCCGAGCAGCGGCGCTTGTTGTCATCGTTTGCTTGCGACAGCGACCTGCTGAAGTTCAACCAGCTAAAA TTCCGTAAGAAGAAGATCCGATTCTGCAAGTCGCACATCCACGACTGGGGTCTGTTTGCTTTGGAGCCCATTGCCGCCGACGAGATGGTCATCGAGTACGTGGGGCAAAACATCAGACAG GTGATTGCGGACATGCGTGAGAAGCGTTACGAGGAGGAGGGCATCGGCAGCAGCTACATGTTCCGCGTGGACCACGACACCATCATCGACGCCACCAAGTGCGGCAACTTTGCGCGCTTCATCAACCACAGCTGCAAC cCCAACTGTTACGCCAAGGTGATCACGGTGGAGTCGCAGAAGAAGATCGTCATCTACTCGCGGCAGCCCATCAACGTCAACGAGGAGATCACGTACGACTACAAGTTCCCCATCGAGGACGAGAAGATCCCTTGCTTGTGCGGCGCCGAGAACTGCCGGGGGACGCTCAACTGA
- the setd1ba gene encoding histone-lysine N-methyltransferase SETD1B-A isoform X5 — translation MSKPGERNKLCEDHGRKQSSTLANGGTDGHPGPTEKRSHNWRSFKLIIDPALKKGSHKLFRYDGHAFNMPNPGMPPVDSVRDPRIGRLWTKYKETDLPVPKFKIDEYYIGPVPPKEVTFARLNDNIREGFLTDMCKKFGDIEQVEILYNPKNKKHLGIAKVVFESVKAAKTAVQMLHNTSVMGNIIHVELDPKGENRLRYFQLLMNGSYTPRTLPVGVEEAREVSPRSLAEALLSCEPIRRLSESSLSAAAGPVPPGGSSSTSTTPLSLETGYSSLRQDTPQSQGTPRQAGTPYSQDSSYSSRQSTPAYQSGRAESSGGYKSRRHESKFQDAYNRRPERPQYRSNMYRGATSEHAPSKQQQQHLTPPEPAHSTPSFSYTAPPPTTPNFKSAFSPYQAPLPPAFPPSEATFHHPSQREGEYQRQPQPPLAAPAELLPSKDGPETPPVPEPPPEPGPHPSTPPPRTPERCPSPGSPAAAAAERNSLDSRIEMLLKEKRTKLPFLAERDSDTEVRMEGSPISSSSSQLSPIPPYTGGGAPDSRPCSTGLEDISPTPLPDSDEDDEPVPGTASLVKRSGSPLERDSNGQVKEEHPRAPAATDKMETSHQSSGEDMEISDDEMPGTPNAGGDCSKGIVVNSAVSPIQTLALPPPGFSHLAHQAGFAMAHHHLGTVPGHPAHLAVHPHLLPHMAAAYAPGMIPMVQMELMNCLRWEQWSTVPMSFQMQQQMLSRMAQTRGPYPYPHFLDGAASGPFAPSYQHLSMGAGAAAHGGAPPHQWQHPGMPKFNPTVPPPGYETKKEDPHKATVEGVLQVIVKELKAIMKRDLNRKMVEVVAFRAFDEWWEKKERSAKASSTPIKGAEGKEEERPKPKETLGSSLLENWNKGGEGLGYEGMGLSIGLRGAIRLPSFKVKRKDPPEAIAAGENKRARPSTPVDDELEDEERDQDTAELPLDDSKMDGDGVPTKRRHSRPLDLDSEGEEEADTSGKEESLGDRDERADETAPGDRLSPSQSVDEEANRNSSSDSVSSDSSDDESASSASSQSSSDASSASSDSSEYELSSEEEVSEVELEDDDAGKATKTSSSSSSSSSSSSSSDGEGETDSKAASPPPVLIGDAATEELSSKAKFRPPSPEEAEEAKPPSPKVKEEDVSGDESGAARSEPRENLRPPTPTGALPSDSDQESKVKGKAAVEGAAATPVGVTPSHLRSKAPPLAASPSLMYLPLPPHPAVEGRSLLHPPPELPQRARLPTTDEDVPRTPGRDLMERARGLGKSQSTDTVPNTPGTVAPSGDAGSEIADGVVPSKRKPGRPKGKKTPLASESSELSPDATPLRDGPESGVQTTTLPPEDGFLSYEEEAPVATKPARRARRGWEELLLDSLSPVTTPPHAYFSRRSDFEEMTILYDIWNEGIDEEDIRLLQVTYDEMLQQDNGNDWLNDTLWVNHPQTNIPRVKKKRRDDGMRDHMTGCARSEGYYKIDKKDKIKYLQSTRLQSEEPPVDTQGMSIPAQVHASTRAGSERRSEQRRLLSSFACDSDLLKFNQLKFRKKKIRFCKSHIHDWGLFALEPIAADEMVIEYVGQNIRQVIADMREKRYEEEGIGSSYMFRVDHDTIIDATKCGNFARFINHSCNPNCYAKVITVESQKKIVIYSRQPINVNEEITYDYKFPIEDEKIPCLCGAENCRGTLN, via the exons ATGTCCAAGCCGGGGGAGAGAAACAAATTGTGCGAGGACCATGGCAGAAAGCAGAGTTCAA CGTTGGCCAACGGCGGCACGGACGGTCACCCCGGCCCGACGGAGAAGCGGAGTCACAACTGGAGAAGTTTCAAGTTGATCATCGACCCGGCGCTCAAGAAGGGATCGCACAAGCTGTTTCGCTACGATGGACATGCTTTCAACATGCCC AACCCGGGGATGCCACCGGTGGACAGCGTCCGAGACCCGAGGATCGGTCGCCTTTGGACCAAATACAAAGAAACGGACCTACCGGTGCCCAAGTTCAAG ATCGACGAATATTACATCGGCCCCGTGCCCCCGAAGGAGGTGACGTTCGCCCGCTTGAACGACAACATCCGCGAGGGCTTCCTGACGGACATGTGCAAGAAGTTTGGCGACATCGAGCAGGTGGAGATCCTTTACAACCCCAAAAACAAGAAGCACTTGGGCATCGCCAAGGTGGTCTTTGAGAGCGTCAAAGCCGCCAAGACGGCCGTGCAGATGCTGCACAACACCTCCGTGATGGGAAACATCATCCACGTGGAACTGGACCCCAAAG GTGAGAATCGCCTTCGGTACTTCCAGCTCCTGATGAATGGAAGCTACACGCCGCGGACGCTGCCTGTCGGCGTGGAGGAAGCCAGAGAAGTTTCCCCTCGTAGCCTGGCTGAAGCTTTACTG TCATGCGAACCCATCCGCCGGTTGTCGGAGAGCAGCTTGTCGGCCGCGGCGGGCCCGGTGCCGcccggcggcagcagcagcacctccACCACGCCGCTGTCCCTGGAGACGGGCTACTCCAGCCTTCGGCAGGACACGCCCCAGTCCCAGGGGACGCCGCGCCAAGCGGGCACCCCCTACTCGCAAGACTCCAGCTACTCCAGTCGCCAGTCCACACCCGCGTACCAGTCTGGCCGGGCGGAGAGCTCCGGAGGCTACAAGTCGCGGCGACACGAGAGCAAGTTCCAGGACGCCTACAATCGCAGACCCGAGAGGCCtcagtaccgcagcaacatgTACCGCGGCGCCACGTCCGAGCATGCGCCCtcgaagcagcagcagcagcacctcaCCCCGCCCGAACCCGCACATTCGACCCCCTCTTTCTCCTACACGGCACCTCCCCCCACCACGCCCAACTTCAAGTCGGCTTTCTCGCCTTACCAAGCTCCCTTACCTCCCGCTTTCCCGCCGTCGGAAGCGACGTTTCATCACCCGTCCCAAAGGGAGGGCGAGTACCAGCGACAGCCTCAGCCGCCTCTGGCCGCACCCGCTGAGCTTTTGCCCTCAAAGGACGGACCCGAAACCCCTCCCGTCCCCGAGCCCCCGCCAGAACCGGGACCCCATCCCAGCACTCCTCCCCCGAGGACGCCCGAGCGCTGCCCGTCGCCGGGctcgcccgccgccgccgccgccgagcgCAATAGCCTGGACTCGCGCATCGAGATGCTGCTCAAGGAGAAAAGGACTAAACTGCCTTTCCTGGCCGAGCGAGACTCGGACACTGAGGTGCGAATGGAGGGCAGTCCCatttcctcctcgtcctcgcAGCTCTCCCCCATCCCGCCGTACACGGGCGGCGGAGCGCCCGACTCCCGGCCCTGTAGCACGGGCTTGGAGGACATCAGTCCCACGCCGCTGCCGGACTCGGACGAAGACGATGAGCCCGTCCCCGGAACCGCCTCGCTGGTCAAGAGGAGCGGTTCACCCCTGGAGCGCGACAGCAACGGCCAGGTCAAAGAGGAACATCCTCGAGCGCCCGCGGCCACCGACAAAATGGAGACG agtcatCAATCGTCCGGAGAGGACATGGAGATTTCCGACGACGAGATGCCCGGCACGCCGAACGCCGGCGGCGACTGTAGCAAAGGCATCGTGGTCAACTCGGCCGTGTCCCCCATCCAGACCCTGGCCTTGCCCCCACCGGGCTTCTCCCACCTGGCCCACCAGGCGGGCTTCGCCATGGCCCACCACCACCTGGGCACCGTGCCGGGCCATCCGGCTCACCTGGCCGTGCACCCGCACCTGCTGCCCCACATGGCGGCCGCCTACGCGCCCGGCATGATCCCCATGGTCCAAATGGAGCTAATGAACTGTTTGCGGTGGGAGCAGTGGAGCACGGTGCCCATGTCCTTCCAGATGCAGCAGCAGATGCTGAGCCGTATGGCGCAGACGCGCGGCCCTTACCCTTACCCGCACTTCCTGGACGGCGCCGCCTCTGGGCCCTTTGCCCCGTCGTACCAACACCTATCCATGGGCGCTGGCGCCGCCGCGCACGGCGGGGCGCCGCCGCATCAGTGGCAGCATCCCGGCATGCCCAAGTTCAACCCCACCGTTCCTCCCCCTGGATACGAGACGAAAAAGGAGGACCCCCACAAGGCCACCGTGGAAGGGGTGCTGCAGGTCATTGTCAAAGAATTGAAGGCCATCATGAAGAGGGACCTCAATCGCAAaatggtggaggtggtggctTTCAGGGCCTTCGATGAGTGGTGGGAAAAGAAGGAACGCTCGGCAAAA GCGTCCTCGACTCCAATCAAAGGTGCGGAGGGAAAGGAAGAAGAGCGACCTAAACCCAAAGAGACTTTGGGCTCAAGTCTGCTGGAGAACTGGAACAAAGGCGGCGAGGGTTTGGGTTACGAGGGCATGGGACTGAGCATCGGCTTGCGAGGAGCCATCCGCTTGCCCTCCTTCAAG GTGAAAAGGAAGGACCCGCCAGAGGCCATCGCCGCCGGGGAGAACAAACGAGCGCGGCCCTCCACTCCCGTGGATGACGAGTTGGAGGATGAAG AGCGCGATCAAGATACGGCGGAGCTCCCGTTGGACGACTCCAAAATGGATGGCGACGGCGTTCCGACAAAGCGGAGACACTCGCGCCCGCTTGACCTGGACAGCGAGggcgaggaggaggcggacaCGTCGGGCAAGGAGGAGTCGCTGGGCGACCGAGACGAGCGAGCTGACGAGACGGCGCCCGGTGACAGGCTGTCGCCAAGTCAA AGCGTCGACGAGGAAGCCAACAGAAACTCGTCCAGCGACAGCGTATCGTCGGACTCCTCCGACGACG AGTCGGCGAGCTCGGCGTCGTCCCAGAGCAGCTCGGACGCCTCGTCGGCCAGCTCGGACTCCTCCGAGTACGAGCTCAGCTCGGAAGAAGAGGTCTCGGAGGTGGAGTTGGAAGACGACGACGCGGGCAAAGCCACCAAGACCTCCTCTTCGTCCTCTTCGTCCTCTtcgtcgtcatcttcgtcgGACGGAGAGGGAGAGACGGACTCCAAGGCGGCTAGTCCGCCTCCGGTCCTTATCGGGGACGCCGCCACGGAAGAGCTGAGCAGCAAAGCTAAATTTAGACCTCCAAGTCCTGAAGAGGCGGAGGAAGCGAAGCCACCGTCGCCCAAAG TCAAAGAGGAAGACGTCAGCGGCGATGAAAGTGGCGCGGCCAGGTCGGAACCTCGGGAGAACCTCCGTCCGCCCACGCCGACGGGCGCCCTTCCGTCCGACAGCGACCAGGAGAGCAAAGTCAAAGGTAAAGCGGCGGTTGAGGGAGCGGCCGCCACGCCCGTGGGAGTAACCCCGTCCCACCTCCGTTCCAAAGCCCCCCCGCTGGCCGCTTCCCCCTCTTTAATGTACCTCCCTCTCCCACCTCACCCCGCAGTAGAAGGTCGTTCCCTCCTCCACCCGCCCCCGGAGCTCCCCCAACGCGCTCGTCTGCCCACCACGGACGAGGACGTTCCCCGCACGCCCGGCCGAGACCTGATGGAGCGAGCCCGCGGTCTGGGCAAGTCCCAGAGCACGGACACGGTGCCCAACACCCCAG GTACGGTCGCCCCCTCCGGAGACGCCGGGTCCGAGATAGCGGACGGCGTCGTCCCGTCCAAGCGCAAACCGGGACGGCCCAAAGGGAAAAAGACCCCCCTGGCCTCGGAGTCTTCGGAGCTGTCGCCCGACGCGACTCCTTTGCGAGACGGCCCCGAATCGGGGGTTCAGACGACGACGCTGCCGCCCGAAGACGGCTTCCTGTCCTACGAAGAGGAGGCCCCCGTGGCCACGAAGCCGGCGCGGCGGGCGCGGCGAGGCTGGGAGGAGCTTCTGCTGGACAGCCTGTCCCCCGTcaccacgccgccacacgcctacTTCTCCAGACGCAGCGACTTTGAGGAGATGACCATCCTGTACGACATCTGGAACGAAGGCATCGACGAAGAGGACATCCGGCTCCTGCAGGTCACCTACGACGAGATGCTGCAGCAGGACAACGGCAACGACTGGCTCAACGACACGCTTTGGGTTAATCATCCGC AAACCAACATCCCCCgagtgaagaagaagaggcgaGATGACGGCATGAGGGATCACATGACCGGCTGTGCCCGAAGCGAAGGTTACTACAAGATTGACAAGAAGGACAAGATCAAGTATCTGCAGAGCACGCGGCTGCAGTCGGAGGAGCCGCCCGTCGACACTCAG GGTATGAGTATTCCTGCGCAAGTCCACGCCTCCACCAGGGCGGGGTCGGAGCGGCGCTCCGAGCAGCGGCGCTTGTTGTCATCGTTTGCTTGCGACAGCGACCTGCTGAAGTTCAACCAGCTAAAA TTCCGTAAGAAGAAGATCCGATTCTGCAAGTCGCACATCCACGACTGGGGTCTGTTTGCTTTGGAGCCCATTGCCGCCGACGAGATGGTCATCGAGTACGTGGGGCAAAACATCAGACAG GTGATTGCGGACATGCGTGAGAAGCGTTACGAGGAGGAGGGCATCGGCAGCAGCTACATGTTCCGCGTGGACCACGACACCATCATCGACGCCACCAAGTGCGGCAACTTTGCGCGCTTCATCAACCACAGCTGCAAC cCCAACTGTTACGCCAAGGTGATCACGGTGGAGTCGCAGAAGAAGATCGTCATCTACTCGCGGCAGCCCATCAACGTCAACGAGGAGATCACGTACGACTACAAGTTCCCCATCGAGGACGAGAAGATCCCTTGCTTGTGCGGCGCCGAGAACTGCCGGGGGACGCTCAACTGA